One genomic window of Branchiostoma floridae strain S238N-H82 chromosome 4, Bfl_VNyyK, whole genome shotgun sequence includes the following:
- the LOC118414799 gene encoding methyltransferase-like protein 17, mitochondrial encodes MAASITKKHVLLRFCWHFRVAFAQHRFKTSAVVQSSSQQAPGLAGSDIVDILGNTKPKKHPGKLHVKTVRLPERLVEAVETTLQRTGAPANQLKQNATYLTNYLWSRKRPVEDAEVRRKAQEIAEEYTQQGLLQEEENLMDEKARIQQKKVERKVMKKVQQQLYHWQPVTWNQATGLAYLVGKAPGVYAATYRVLAELSKREPKFRPMTLMDYGSGAGMTVWAAHTIWGHWLREYSCFDTSSSMNDLAELLLRGGEENGKLLHPNIFFRQYELPNPNIKHDLVVCAYSLSEQPSAVQRMRVVRRLWRKTSQFLVIVENGTNEGHKMVMEARDLVLSGKASIRGTLTEDVLDPDVEDESAGPDQSQSSDHPQLSDQPLLNDQPQSSDQPQSSDQPQSSDQPQSSDQPQSSDQPSAHVFSPCPHDTSCPRLADNSRTPCNFQQSYQPPNFMPVPPKSDGNSSLFETFSYVVLRKGQRSEESIRWPRIVRPVLRRPRHVHCRMCLGNGQLQDAVLTGRKHGKPLYRCARMSEWGDMLPGWPPIETVEDVASASDSE; translated from the exons ATGGCTGCCTCCATCACGAAGAAACACGTTTTGCTCCGATTTTGTTGGCATTTTCGTGTCGCTTTCGCCCAGCATAGGTTTAAAACCAGTGCAGTGGTACAATCTAGCTCCCAACAAGCACCAGGCTTAGCAGGAAGTGACATCGTGGACATTCTGGGGAATACGAAGCCGAAGAAACACCCAGGAAAACTGCACGTGAAGACGGTGCGTCTGCCTGAACGACTCGTGGAGGCGGTAGAAACAACCTTACAACGCACGGGCGCGCCTGCAAATCAGTTGAAACAGAACGCCACGTATCTTACGAACTACCTGTGGAGTAGAAAGCGGCCCGTTGAAGACGCTGAAGTCAGAAGGAAAGCACAAGAGATTGCAGAAGAGTACACCCAGCAAGGCCTACTCCAAGAGGAGGAGAATCTGATGGATGAAAAGGCACGAATACAGCAGAAGAAAGTTGAGCGTAAAGTCATGAAAAAAGTGCAGCAACAGCTGTACCACTGGCAGCCTGTAACGTGGAATCAGGCAACAGGGTTGGCATATCTCGTGGGGAAGGCGCCGGGTGTGTACGCCGCCACTTATCGCGTACTCGCGGAGCTCAGTAAGCGAGAACCCAAATTCCGCCCTATGACATTGATGGACTACGGTTCGGGAGCAGGGATGACTGTATGGGCTGCTCATACTATCTGGGGGCACTGGCTGAGAGAGTACTCTTGTTTCGATACATCGTCGTCTATGAACGACCTCGCAGAACTCCTCTTGAGGGGTGGCGAAGAAAACGGGAAGCTTCTCCACCCAAACATCTTCTTCAGACAGTACGAGCTGCCGAATCCGAACATCAAGCACGACCTGGTGGTGTGCGCGTACTCGCTGAGCGAACAGCCGAGCGCGGTACAGAGGATGAGGGTGGTACGCAGGCTGTGGAGGAAGACTTCGCAGTTCCTGGTGATCGTGGAGAATGGAACAAACGAAGGACACAAGATGGTGATGGAGGCAAGAGATCTGGTGCTCAGTGGCAAGGCTAGTATCAGGGGAACACTGACAGAAG ATGTCCTTGACCCGGATGTTGAAGATGAGTCTGCTGGTCCAGACCAGTCACAGTCGAGTGACCATCCACAGTTGAGTGACCAGCCACTGTTGAATGACCAGCCACAGTCGAGTGACCAGCCACAGTCGAGTGACCAGCCACAGTCGAGTGACCAGCCACAGTCGAGTGACCAGCCACAGTCAAGTGACCAGCCCAGTGCTCATGTGTTCTCCCCATGTCCACACGACACATCATGCCCTCGTCTTGCAGACAATTCCAGAACACCCTGCAACTTTCAGCAGTCTTACCAACCTCCTAACTTCATGCCAGTGCCGCCAAAGAGCGACGGTAACTCTTCCTTGTTCGAAACCTTCTCGTATGTTGTGCTGCGTAAGGGGCAGAGGAGTGAGGAGTCAATCAGGTGGCCGAGGATCGTGCGGCCGGTGCTGAGGCGCCCGCGGCACGTCCACTGTAGGATGTGCCTGGGGAACGGACAGCTTCAGGATGCGGTTCTAACCGGTAGGAAGCACGGGAAGCCGCTGTACAGGTGTGCCCGGATGAGCGAGTGGGGGGACATGCTGCCAGGGTGGCCACCTATAGAGACAGTAGAGGATGTAGCTTCTGCCTCAGACTCAGAGTAG
- the LOC118414841 gene encoding phosphatidylethanolamine-binding protein homolog F40A3.3-like, which yields MAAEAFKKHEVVPDVIDKAPSNVIELSYGAVKIEQGNVVTPTQVKDRPTVLNWPAEDGALYTLIKTDPDAPSRADPKFREWHHWVVVNIPGTDWSKGEVLSDFVGAGPPPKTGLHRYVFLVYKQPGKLECDEERLPNTSGKNRGGWSTRNFVKKYNLGDPVAGNLFQAEYDDYCPQLYKQLGM from the exons ATGGCTGCTGAAGCATTTAAGAAACACGAGGTCGTTCCAGACGTGATTGACAAAGCTCCATCAAATGTGATAGAG CTAAGCTATGGTGCTGTCAAGATTGAACAGGGCAACGTGGTCACCCCAACACAG GTGAAGGACCGACCAACTGTGTTGAACTGGCCAGCTGAAGACGGTGCACTTTATACACTCATCAAAACGG ACCCAGATGCCCCCAGCAGGGCAGACCCAAAGTTCCGTGAGTGGCACCACTGGGTGGTGGTGAACATCCCCGGGACTGACTGGAGTAAAGGGGAGGTGTTGTCGGACTTTGTCGGTGCCGGCCCCCCACCCAAGACTGGGCTGCATCGCTACGTGTTCCTGGTGTACAAACAACCGGGCAAACTGGAGTGTGATGAAGAAAGGCTGCCCAACACTTCAGGCAAaaacag GGGAGGCTGGAGTACACGCAACTTTGTGAAGAAGTACAACCTGGGCGACCCTGTGGCTGGAAACCTGTTCCAGGCAGAGTACGATGACTACTGCCCTCAACTCTATAAACAACTGGGGATGTAA
- the LOC118414808 gene encoding allantoicase-like isoform X2 codes for MSSTTSPPSFTQLNDLACAKAGGMVLFATDDWFAVADNLIKGDPPQWKEGVFTEYGKWMDGWESRRKRLVGHDWCIVQLGVSGVISGVEVDTSYFTGNYAPRFSLQAACLPDGTTFPTRQSKMGTAASPQQITAMEKMKTEKWTELVPMTPLRPGYPDTCKNYFPISSTQRWTHVRLNMYPDGGIARLRVYGIGSKDWSTVKNSELVDLVAMENGGVCLGFSNAHYGHPRNAIGLGRAENMGDGWETARRLDRPPVLQADKSGVLMVPGCEWAVYRLGHPGVILKIEIDTNHFKGNYPDSCRIEACALSPKEEEAVFGTDSAATGKWKTLLGPTKVCTKLV; via the exons ATGTCCTCTACTACCAGCCCACCCAGCTTCACTCAGCTCAATGACCTGGCCTGTGCAAAG GCAGGTGGCATGGTTTTGTTTGCTACAGATGACTGGTTTGCTGTGGCTGATAATCTTATCAAG GGCGACCCACCCCAATGGAAAGAGGGAGTGTTCACAGAGTACGGcaagtggatggatggatgggagTCACGCAG GAAGAGGCTGGTGGGCCATGATTGGTGCATTGTCCAGCTGGGTGTGTCAGGGGTCATCAGCGGAGTGGAGGTGGACACGAGTTACTTCACGGGAAACTACGCACCGCGCTTCTCCCTACAGGCCGCGTGCTTACCAGATG GTACCACATTCCCAACCAGACAGTCCAAAATGGGCACTGCTGCCTCCCCACAGCAGATAACTGCTATGGAGAAGATGAAAACTGAG AAATGGACAGAGTTAGTTCCCATGACGCCCCTGAGACCAGGCTATCCTGACACATGTAAGAACTACTTCCCCATCTCCAGCACACAGAGATGGACTCATGTCAGACTCAACATGTACCCAG ATGGTGGTATTGCCAGACTGCGTGTATATGGCATTGGCAGTAAAGACTGGTCTACAGTGAAAAACAGTGAA CTGGTAGATCTGGTTGCCATGGAGAACGGAGGGGTGTGTCTGGGGTTCAGCAACGCCCACTACGGACATCCCAGGAACGCCATTGGGCTGGGGAGGGCCGAGAACATGGGTGACGGCTGGGAGACTGCACGCAGG TTGGACAGGCCTCCCGTACTACAAGCTGACAAGAGTGGTGTTCTGATGGTGCCAG GTTGTGAGTGGGCTGTTTACAGACTCGGACATCCTGGAGTCATTCTGAAG ATTGAAATTGACACCAATCACTTCAAGGGAAATTACCCAGACTCCTGCAGAATTGAAG CCTGTGCACTGTCCCCTAAAGAAGAAGAGGCTGTGTTTGGGACAGACAGTGCTGCCACTGGGAAATGGAAAACCTTGCTTGGACCAACAAAGGTATGCACAAAACTGGTttag
- the LOC118414808 gene encoding allantoicase-like isoform X1 has product MSSTTSPPSFTQLNDLACAKAGGMVLFATDDWFAVADNLIKGDPPQWKEGVFTEYGKWMDGWESRRKRLVGHDWCIVQLGVSGVISGVEVDTSYFTGNYAPRFSLQAACLPDGTTFPTRQSKMGTAASPQQITAMEKMKTEKWTELVPMTPLRPGYPDTCKNYFPISSTQRWTHVRLNMYPDGGIARLRVYGIGSKDWSTVKNSELVDLVAMENGGVCLGFSNAHYGHPRNAIGLGRAENMGDGWETARRLDRPPVLQADKSGVLMVPGCEWAVYRLGHPGVILKIEIDTNHFKGNYPDSCRIEACALSPKEEEAVFGTDSAATGKWKTLLGPTKLSAHRRRFLSGGQVQPVGAVSHVRLTMAPDGGISRMRLWGFPRALNPAKL; this is encoded by the exons ATGTCCTCTACTACCAGCCCACCCAGCTTCACTCAGCTCAATGACCTGGCCTGTGCAAAG GCAGGTGGCATGGTTTTGTTTGCTACAGATGACTGGTTTGCTGTGGCTGATAATCTTATCAAG GGCGACCCACCCCAATGGAAAGAGGGAGTGTTCACAGAGTACGGcaagtggatggatggatgggagTCACGCAG GAAGAGGCTGGTGGGCCATGATTGGTGCATTGTCCAGCTGGGTGTGTCAGGGGTCATCAGCGGAGTGGAGGTGGACACGAGTTACTTCACGGGAAACTACGCACCGCGCTTCTCCCTACAGGCCGCGTGCTTACCAGATG GTACCACATTCCCAACCAGACAGTCCAAAATGGGCACTGCTGCCTCCCCACAGCAGATAACTGCTATGGAGAAGATGAAAACTGAG AAATGGACAGAGTTAGTTCCCATGACGCCCCTGAGACCAGGCTATCCTGACACATGTAAGAACTACTTCCCCATCTCCAGCACACAGAGATGGACTCATGTCAGACTCAACATGTACCCAG ATGGTGGTATTGCCAGACTGCGTGTATATGGCATTGGCAGTAAAGACTGGTCTACAGTGAAAAACAGTGAA CTGGTAGATCTGGTTGCCATGGAGAACGGAGGGGTGTGTCTGGGGTTCAGCAACGCCCACTACGGACATCCCAGGAACGCCATTGGGCTGGGGAGGGCCGAGAACATGGGTGACGGCTGGGAGACTGCACGCAGG TTGGACAGGCCTCCCGTACTACAAGCTGACAAGAGTGGTGTTCTGATGGTGCCAG GTTGTGAGTGGGCTGTTTACAGACTCGGACATCCTGGAGTCATTCTGAAG ATTGAAATTGACACCAATCACTTCAAGGGAAATTACCCAGACTCCTGCAGAATTGAAG CCTGTGCACTGTCCCCTAAAGAAGAAGAGGCTGTGTTTGGGACAGACAGTGCTGCCACTGGGAAATGGAAAACCTTGCTTGGACCAACAAAG TTGTCTGCACACCGGCGTCGGTTCCTGAGTGGAGGCCAGGTCCAGCCTGTGGGAGCGGTCAGTCACGTCCGCCTGACCATGGCGCCGGATGGCGGGATCAGCAGGATGAGACTGTGGGGGTTCCCTCGAGCTCTGAACCCTGCCAAACTGTAG
- the LOC118414864 gene encoding 4-hydroxyphenylpyruvate dioxygenase-like protein, with translation MAADVHHISLRVSNARRLLKDLVDRFHFSSFAERVEKGVKQFAVRSGSAIFVVNERTAGENGELSQAGLRNHESGVIARRNGFSANCHHLYDYSDLDTHVDSVCNVAFEVEDVDSSLERVVRAGGRVLTDIKVTEDEKGSVTHAVVQSPIGNVVHTLLDKKLYKGLFLPGFEASGASRMTKSTGRLSHFDHVTYACPMSSSPPILEWYERCLGLKRFLVNRDESEDQGFIVQGADVGMRLKAFEYWKCAKEGLRMPGSSPDVKPKVKFVIAEPLPGQGPNQVETFLEQHGGPGIQHIGLHTPDIISSTRQLRAAHVQLLKPPDTYYSEIGKLSEINQVGQCLTALRENGVLLDAEADATDNDTRNNNQRYLMQVFTKPIFDEDTFFLEIIQRCGATGFGAGNITALWRSVQAYLDQREQLDNSKNKLSQ, from the exons ATGGCTGCCGACGTGCACCACATTTCTCTCCGAGTCTCCAACGCCCGGCGCCTTCTCAAAGACCTCGTGGACAGGTTCCACTTCTCATCTTTCGCGGAAAGGGTGGAGAAAGGGGTAAAGCAGTTTGCCGTGCGAAGCGGCTCGGCCATCTTTGTCGTAAACGAGAGAACAGCCGGTGAAAACGGAGAGTTGTCACAAGCCGGCTTACGCAACCATGAGTCTGGTGTTATAGCGAGAAGGAACGGTTTTTCGGCGAATTGTCATCACTTGTACGACTATTCGGATTTAGACACGCACGTGGACTCTGTGTGTAATGTCGCGTTCGAGGTTGAAGATGTGGATAGCTCGTTGGAGCGCGTGGTCAGAGCGGGAGGGCGCgttttaacagacatcaaggtCACTGAAGACGAGAAAGGCTCGGTAACACACGCCGTGGTGCAGTCACCCATAGGAAACGTGGTCCACACCTTGTTAGACAAGAAGTTGTATAAGGGCCTGTTTTTGCCTGGGTTCGAGGCTAGCGGAGCTTCGAGGATGACGAAGTCAACTGGAAGACTGTCCCACTTCGATCATGTAACGTACGCCTGTCCCATGAGCTCGTCACCCCCCATTTTAGAGTGGTATGAGCGATGTTTGGGGCTGAAGAGATTTCTTGTGAACAG AGATGAGTCTGAGGACCAGGGGTTCATCGTCCAAGGTGCAGATGTGGGCATGAGGCTGAAGGCGTTTGAGTACTGGAAGTGTGCTAAGGAGGGGCTGAGAATGCCGGGGTCAAGTCCAGACGTCAAACCAAAAGTCAAGTTCGTCATCGCAGAACCACTCCCTGGACAAG GCCCCAACCAAGTGGAGACATTCCTGGAACAGCACGGGGGCCCAGGTATCCAACACATCGGCCTCCACACACCTGacatcatctcctccaccagacAGCTGCGAGCAGCACACGTACAGCTGCTCAAGCCACCTGATACCTACTACAGTGAG ATTGGTAAGCTGTCGGAGATTAACCAGGTGGGACAGTGTCTAACAGCCCTGAGGGAGAACGGTGTTCTTCTGGATGCGGAGGCTGATGCTACAGACAACGATACTCGGAACAACAACCAAAG ATACTTGATGCAGGTATTCACCAAGCCCATCTTCGATGAAGACACCTTCTTCCTGGAGATTATCCAGAGATGCGGGGCCACAGGGTTCGGTGCAGGGAACATCACGGCTCTCTGGAGATCAGTTCAAGCTTATTTAGATCAGAGAGAGCAGCTAGATAATAGtaaaaacaagttatcacaatGA
- the LOC118413786 gene encoding kelch-like protein 24 yields the protein MAAGQRSQTSFDFCHNPHAASLLHGLQELRSESLLVDVVLCVSGKEIPCHRPVLSACSGYFHGMFCYGHRESKAHKVDISGVGPDTLQLIVDYAYTSKVTITEGNAVKLLEGASFLQVRPVFDACAKFISEHLTVQTCLDMVYMGRLLSPELYKRALSYVMKEFTAVSKTAKFLDLTKDQLITLISSDDLSASEETVYKAVMTWITHNIGNRQKEMRELMELVRFPFMDKMYFLENVQTNEAVRKSCQDIVTETLKYQLFPGEVQSPRTRPRCDSGVREAVVVIGGSTIFSVMACSTAPFHSGWVPMTRMKYYFDQGFAVAVLGTSDIILSAGVTGSREVWMYQLELNLWSQLASMKLHRHDHKLAVVQGRLYAIGGIKDPDAITSGLKSAFAVVEVYDRSKNKWTDGVPLPQPRYKHAVAVVNGSIYVMGGRNAEKQDTSTVYRLSPGDSKWEPQSNMPERAADITAAVVNGAIYVAGIPSKMLQYKPGENGGCWSVVANTGDLVPRCGMTVCGGKVHIYGGCGIPWGPSGSGS from the exons ATGGCAGCAGGACAGAGATCACAGACATCATTTGACTTCTGCCACAACCCACACGCAGCCTCCCTCCTCCATGGCCTGCAGGAACTACGGTCCGAGAGTCTACTGGTAGACGTCGTCCTGTGTGTTTCTGGAAAAGAGATTCCCTGCCACAGGCCCGTCCTCTCTGCTTGCAGTGGATATTTTCACGGAATGTTCTGTTATGGTCATCGTGAAAGCAAGGCACATAAGGTGGACATCAGTGGAGTTGGCCCGGATACACTGCAGCTTATTGTTGACTACGCGTACACTTCAAAAGTCACCATCACAGAAGGCAATGCTGTGAAACTACTTGAAGGGGCCAGCTTCCTCCAGGTCCGTCCTGTGTTTGATGCCTGTGCAAAGTTCATATCTGAGCATCTGACTGTCCAAACCTGTTTGGACATGGTGTACATGGGCCGTTTGCTGTCCCCTGAGCTGTACAAGAGGGCGCTGTCCTACGTCATGAAGGAGTTCACTGCAGTCAGCAAAACAGCCAAGTTTCTCGATCTAACAAAGGACCAGCTCATCACACTCATCTCATCAGATGACCTCAGTGCCTCCGAAGAAACCGTGTACAAGGCAGTGATGACATGGATCACTCACAACATCGGCAACAGGCAGAAGGAGATGAGAGAGCTGATGGAACTGGTCAGGTTCCCCTTCATGGACAAAATGTACTTCTTGGAGAATGTACAGACCAATGAGGCCGTACGCAAGTCTTGCCAGGATATAGTGACAGAAACTCTCAAGTACCAGCTGTTCCCAGGAGAGGTCCAGTCACCCCGTACCCGTCCCCGCTGTGACAGTGGTGTGAGGGAGGCAGTAGTGGTGATAGGAGGGTCCACAATCTTCAGTGTGATGGCTTGTTCAACGGCACCTTTTCATTCAGGTTGGGTTCCTATGACCAGAATGAAGTATTATTTTGACCAGGGATTTGCAGTGGCTGTATTAGGCACAAGTGACATCATTCTGTCTGCTGGTGTTACTGGAAGTAGGGAAGTGTGGATGTATCAGCTAGAACTCAACCTATGGTCCCAACTTGCTTCAATGAAACTTCACCGGCACGACCACAAGCTGGCAGTGGTACAGGGTAGATTGTATGCGATTGGTGGTATAAAGGACCCAGATGCTATTACTAGTGGCCTCAAATCTGCTTTTGCGGTTGTAGAAGTCTATGACCGAAGCAAGAACAAGTGGACCGATGGAGTTCCACTCCCTCAGCCGAGGTATAAGCATGCTGTAGCAGTGGTTAACGGCAGCATCTATGTGATGGGTGGACGTAATGCAGAGAAGCAAGATACATCTACAGTGTACCGTCTTAGCCCTGGAGACTCCAAGTGGGAACCGCAGAGCAACATGCCAGAAAGAGCTGCAGACATCACTGCGGCTGTTGTCAATGGAGCCATCTATGTGGCTGGGATACCTTCAAAGATGCTCCAATACAAGCCTGGTGAAAACGGGGGTTGCTGGAGTGTTGTAGCCAATACAGGTGATCTTGTTCCCAGATGTGGGATGACCGTGTGTGGCGGGAAGGTTCACATCTATGGAGGCTGTGGAA taccatggGGGCCATCTGggtcgggcagctag